One Hordeum vulgare subsp. vulgare chromosome 4H, MorexV3_pseudomolecules_assembly, whole genome shotgun sequence DNA window includes the following coding sequences:
- the LOC123448181 gene encoding scarecrow-like protein 3 produces MHAPCAHTQGTVDDLAQLGPALYECMAHVIEGSFDKTDRSLRKIRKLASLVDGPLQRMSMIIADSLARRLLCPIQGFAAALIDPSRYLEQSCLRAARENFASISPYLSTGFVTINRAMLEQVQDQKVVRIVDLSCSTSHPWQWLKILHDFHGRPGGPPELRLTVVHEDIEFLDNMQALLCKQAANLKLFFHFDKVIGKLETLDFSNLREILKINFGEAVVISCALQMHRLLAVDDSVTRDGIAQLQQMANMARLKQMACPARSPASTLNYPQTPSPQRQIPRLLVSFLSAIRALEPKIIVMMEQDADHNTPLFHDRFTETVHYYAALFDSLNAVGAANPQRARVERVLLGEEIKNILVCEGVQRHERHEKLSQWEMHMQRCQVDHVPLSFEAIREGKERLMSYGLRQCKCDEGNADLLLCWGATRLYSISAWRPHSQNAAPNNVAG; encoded by the exons ATGCACGCTCCATGCGCACACACTCAGGGCACGGTGGATGACTTGGCACAACTTGGCCCGGCCTTGTACGAGTGCATGGCGCATGTGATCGAAGGATCTTTTGACAAGACTGACCGCAGCCTTAGGAAGATCAGAAAGCTCGCCTCTCTAGTGGACGGGCCACTGCAGCGTATGTCCATGATAATCGCCGACAGCTTAGCCCGCCGCCTTCTATGCCCCATCCAGGGCTTTGCTGCTGCCCTCATCGACCCGTCTCGCTACCTCGAGCAGTCCTGCCTCCGGGCTGCCCGCGAGAACTTTGCCAGCATCAGCCCCTACCTCAGCACTGGCTTTGTCACTATTAACCGGGCTATGCTGGAACAAGTCCAGGATCAAAAG GTTGTCCGAATTGTTGACTTGTCTTGCTCAACCAGCCACCCGTGGCAGTGGCTCAAGATTCTTCATGATTTCCATGGCCGCCCTGGGGGCCCGCCCGAACTACGCCTAACTGTTGTCCATGAAGACATTGAGTTCCTGGACAACATGCAGGCGCTCCTGTGCAAGCAAGCTGCTAACCTCAAGCTATTCTTTCATTTCGACAAGGTGATTGGCAAACTCGAGACATTGGACTTCAGCAATCTCCGCGAGATCCTGAAGATAAACTTCGGTGAGGCAGTTGTGATCAGCTGTGCTCTACAGATGCATCGCCTCCTTGCAGTTGATGACAGTGTAACCCGCGACGGCATTGCTCAGCTCCAGCAAATGGCGAACATGGCTCGGCTTAAGCAAATGGCTTGCCCAGCACGCAGTCCGGCATCTACACTGAACTATCCACAGACACCATCCCCTCAACGCCAGATACCAAGATTGCTGGTGAGCTTCCTCTCCGCCATCCGCGCCCTTGAACCGAAGATCATTGTGATGATGGAGCAAGACGCGGACCACAACACCCCGCTGTTCCACGATCGGTTCACCGAGACAGTCCACTACTACGCCGCCCTCTTCGACAGCCTCAATGCGGTAGGTGCAGCCAACCCGCAGAGGGCACGCGTGGAGAGGGTGCTCCTTGGGGAGGAGATCAAGAATATACTGGTATGCGAGGGGGTCCAGCGGCATGAGCGGCATGAGAAGCTGAGCCAGTGGGAAATGCACATGCAGCGTTGCCAAGTTGACCATGTGCCCCTCAGCTTTGAAGCCATCAGGGAAGGCAAAGAGAGGCTGATGAGCTACGGATTGAGACAATGCAAGTGTGACGAAGGCAATGCCGACCTTCTGCTGTGCTGGGGTGCAACTCGTCTGTACTCCATCTCAGCCTGGAGACCACACAGCCAGAACGCAGCACCAAATAATGTGGCTGGCTAG